In Nitrospinota bacterium, the genomic window AGGCGCAGCGGTGATGGCGCTTTGCGCGGGTGAAGAGATACCGGAATCGGCCGAAAAACGTTTTCAATTCGCGAAGATACTTCTCGACCGCGCGCTGGCGCTTGGCATGAGGAGAGAAGATATTGTCTTCGATTGTCTGGCGGTTGTAGCTTCCGCAATGCAGGAGGGCGCGCGGGAGACCCTCGTTCTTGTTAAGAGGATACGGGAAGAGCTTGGCTGTTCCACAACGCTTGGCATTTCCAATACGTCGTTCGGCTTGCCGGACAGACCGTCGATTAATAACCACTACCTCGCAATGGCGATGGGTGAGGGGCTGGATGCCGCGATTGTAAATCCATACTCGGCGGGGATGCACAAGGCTGTCGCTTCAGCTTCCATATTTACAGGAAGAGACGAAGGGTGCAAAAGCTATATCGAATTTGCCACCCATTATGAATCAGGGGACGGAACTGACGAGCTAAGAAAAATTTCCGGCTCGGAAGAGGAAGTTGCGCCGAAAAAGAAGATGACCACAAGGGAAGAGGTTTTTTCCGCAGTCCTTGAAGGGGAGAAGGATTCTATCCACGCTCTTATCAATAGGGCGCTTGAAGAGAAGATACCTGCACTTGAACTATTTATGGATATCATGACCCCGGCTATAAGAAAGCTGGGTGACCTTTTTGGCGAGAAAAAGAAATTCATTCCGCACCTTGTCGCTTCCGCAGATACTATGAAGAAGGGTATGTCGATACTCACGCCGATACTCCTCTCCGGCGGGACGGTTGAGAAGAAAGGCACGATTATCTTTGCAACGGTAAAAGGTGACGTGCATGATATAGGGAAGAACGTATGCTGCATAATGCTGGAAAATTTCGGCTGGAAGGTTGTCGACCTCGGGCGCTCGGTGCCGATGGAGGAAATCTTTGAGGCGGCGGAAACACATAAGGCCGACATACTTGCACTGTCGGCGCTCATGACGACGACGATGATAAGGATGCCGGAAATAATAGATGAAGTTAAAAAACGTAACCTCCCTTACAAGGTTATGGTAGGGGGCGCGGTTGTCACGAAGTCGTTCGCTGACGAGATAGGGGCGGACGGATATGGCAAGGATGTTGGCGGTGTGGCAGAGCTCGCGGAGAGCCTTCTTGTGAAATGAAAAGCATGAAGTTTTTTCCGATAGCTGTTTTATCGGTTATGTTTTTTGCGTGCGCCGATTTTTCCGCGTACAGGTACTATCATGTTTACTCAATGGTTGAGCCTTCAAATAATTATGCGGGGATGCACGAGGATTCCAATCTCGCGTTCCGGTTTGATATCTCGGAGAAAAAGATCAAGGCATTCATTACGAACAAGTCAGGCTCGGATGTGAAACTGAAATGGTCCAGCGTGAAGTATGTCGACTACAAGGGGATGTCACACAAGATTGCCAACAATGAAGTTCTCTTTACAAGCAGAATGGATAAGGCGAAGGATACTCTCCTTACTGCCGGAACAACGGAAGAGAATGTTATCGTCCCTATCGAAAATGTGGAGAAACTGGATGAGCAGTGGACCTGGTCGATAGTTCCTTTCTTTGACCAGGAGACAGACGCGGCTCTGCTTAATAAGGATAAAACCTTCGCGGTAGTTTTTCCTGTATCTTTGGCAGGAGAGGAAAAGACCTACCGGTTTGAATTCAAGGTCGCCGAAGTAATCCCCCACCGTTACCACAACCCGCGATAGCCAAACGCCCGACATCCTGGAGAGTTGGCATTACGGATAGTCGAAGGGAAGATAACAGAAGGGAGAAAAGTAGTTGTTACTTCAAAGGATGGAACTATCCGGTTTGAAGAGGGGGTAGCCACCCCGGCATACGTCTAGGCAGTCATACGGATATGCTCGACCTTCATGCAGCGGTTTTGCACTACTTCAATTCCGGCTGAAGATACTATTTTGCTCGCTTCGTTATTCACTACGCCGATCTGAAACCAGACCGCTTTTGGTTTATTTGCCATACCAACGATATCGTTTGCCAGCGCCGGGAGAGTAGACGGTTTTCTGAACACATCAATTACATCTACCTCGAATGGGATTTCGGCGAGTGAGTGGTAGCACCTTTCACCAAGAATTTCATCGGCTGTCGGATTTACCGGGACAATTCTATATCCATGCTTCTGCATGTAAGCGGCAACCATATGGCTGTCCCTCTCCTGTTTTTTGGAGATGCCGACGATGGCAATGGTTTTGTAGGAGGTGATAACCTTCTTTATCAGTTCCGGATCGTTTGGGTGGTCGGGGAATTCACAGCTCTCGGACTCTTCATCACTCATCATTTCTTTTTTCCTATTCAGTTAATTTCTGTTTTAATCCAGCTCGCTGATTTTTTTATTCAGCTCCGCAGCAAGATTTTCGGG contains:
- a CDS encoding CoA-binding protein produces the protein MMSDEESESCEFPDHPNDPELIKKVITSYKTIAIVGISKKQERDSHMVAAYMQKHGYRIVPVNPTADEILGERCYHSLAEIPFEVDVIDVFRKPSTLPALANDIVGMANKPKAVWFQIGVVNNEASKIVSSAGIEVVQNRCMKVEHIRMTA
- a CDS encoding cobalamin-dependent protein (Presence of a B(12) (cobalamin)-binding domain implies dependence on cobalamin itself, in one of its several forms, or in some unusual lineages, dependence on a cobalamin-like analog.); protein product: GAAVMALCAGEEIPESAEKRFQFAKILLDRALALGMRREDIVFDCLAVVASAMQEGARETLVLVKRIREELGCSTTLGISNTSFGLPDRPSINNHYLAMAMGEGLDAAIVNPYSAGMHKAVASASIFTGRDEGCKSYIEFATHYESGDGTDELRKISGSEEEVAPKKKMTTREEVFSAVLEGEKDSIHALINRALEEKIPALELFMDIMTPAIRKLGDLFGEKKKFIPHLVASADTMKKGMSILTPILLSGGTVEKKGTIIFATVKGDVHDIGKNVCCIMLENFGWKVVDLGRSVPMEEIFEAAETHKADILALSALMTTTMIRMPEIIDEVKKRNLPYKVMVGGAVVTKSFADEIGADGYGKDVGGVAELAESLLVK